In a genomic window of Rhodovulum sp. P5:
- a CDS encoding substrate-binding protein yields MTISNLTRRGVLKTGAVTGAGLALPTIFTSSASAFTNEPTGSTVKFGFNVPQTGPYADEGLDELRAQELAVEHINGMGDGGMLNTFSSKVLDGSGILGKKVEFVTGDTQTKSDAARASAKSMIEKDGVVMINGGSSSGVAIAVQGLCQEAGIIFMAGLTHSNDTTGKDRKKNGFRHFFNAYMSGAALGPVLEKAYGTERRAYHLTADYTWGYTQQESIQASTEALGWETVNNVLTPVGAGDFSSYITPVLQSGADVLILNHYGGDMINSITQAVQFGLRDKIVNGKQFEIVVPLYSELMAEGAGENIKGVYGSMNWNWQLQDPGTKAFVKSFGEKYGRPPSNSAHTCYVQTLLYADAVARAGSFNPCAVAEALEGFEFDGMGNGPVLYRADDHQCFKDVLVMKGKDNPSTKFDILEVVEVTPRAQVEYASDHPMFGGGAASLGECNDGA; encoded by the coding sequence ATGACAATCTCGAACCTGACGCGCCGCGGCGTGCTCAAGACCGGTGCGGTCACCGGCGCGGGGCTCGCCCTGCCGACCATCTTCACCTCGTCCGCCTCGGCCTTCACCAACGAGCCGACCGGCAGCACGGTCAAATTCGGCTTCAACGTGCCCCAGACCGGGCCCTATGCCGATGAAGGCCTTGACGAACTGCGCGCGCAGGAACTGGCCGTCGAACATATCAACGGCATGGGTGACGGCGGCATGCTGAACACCTTCAGCTCCAAGGTGCTGGACGGCTCCGGCATCCTTGGCAAGAAGGTGGAATTCGTCACCGGCGACACCCAGACCAAGTCTGACGCGGCCCGCGCGTCCGCAAAGTCGATGATCGAGAAAGACGGCGTCGTGATGATCAACGGCGGTTCGTCCTCGGGCGTGGCCATCGCCGTTCAGGGTCTCTGCCAGGAGGCCGGGATCATCTTCATGGCCGGTCTGACCCATTCGAACGACACCACCGGCAAGGACCGCAAGAAGAACGGTTTCCGCCACTTCTTCAACGCCTACATGTCCGGTGCCGCCCTTGGCCCGGTGCTTGAAAAAGCCTACGGGACCGAGCGTCGCGCCTATCACCTGACCGCCGACTACACCTGGGGTTACACCCAGCAGGAGTCGATCCAGGCCTCGACCGAGGCGCTGGGCTGGGAAACCGTCAACAACGTGCTGACCCCGGTCGGCGCCGGCGACTTCTCGTCCTACATCACGCCGGTTCTGCAGTCGGGCGCCGACGTGCTGATCCTGAACCACTACGGCGGCGACATGATCAACTCGATCACCCAGGCCGTTCAGTTCGGCCTGCGCGACAAGATCGTCAACGGCAAGCAGTTCGAAATCGTCGTGCCGCTTTACTCCGAACTGATGGCCGAAGGCGCGGGCGAGAACATCAAGGGCGTCTATGGCTCGATGAACTGGAACTGGCAGTTGCAGGATCCGGGCACCAAGGCCTTCGTCAAGTCCTTCGGCGAAAAATACGGCCGTCCGCCGTCCAACTCCGCCCATACCTGCTATGTGCAGACGCTGCTTTACGCCGATGCCGTGGCGCGGGCGGGGTCGTTCAACCCCTGCGCGGTTGCCGAGGCTCTGGAAGGCTTCGAATTCGACGGCATGGGCAACGGTCCGGTTCTCTACCGTGCCGACGACCACCAGTGCTTCAAGGACGTGCTGGTCATGAAGGGCAAGGACAACCCCTCGACCAAGTTCGACATCCTCGAAGTGGTCGAAGTCACGCCGCGTGCCCAGGTCGAATACGCGTCCGATCACCCGATGTTCGGCGGCGGCGCTGCCAGCCTCGGCGAGTGCAACGACGGCGCATAA
- a CDS encoding XRE family transcriptional regulator, which produces MPRSSLIGSRIRERRTVMGIRQADLARRAGISPSYLNLIEHNRRRIGGKLLVEIARHLDVEASALTEGAGATLIGTLREAAAGQDLAEPEYNRVEEFAGRFPGWAGLLADRHRRVRELERMVEMLTDRMAHDPFLSASLHEVISAVTSIRSTASILADTEDIDPSWQRRFHRNLSDDSQRLADSAQALVAYLDESGEEAGSQSTPQDEVEAFLRRHDFHLPDLERSLPRAPERIVSEGGDLRSTAARELAIRFLRRYRRDAELMPLARFAEAARTLNLDPGRLAQQFGVDPAAVFRRLASLPERETGGPVGLVICDGSGTLTFRKPVDGFSLPRFGSACPLWPLYQALSRPMTPLRTVVELGGPVPARFLTYALCQPALSAGFDGPQVLEAAMLILPETTVDMPRETPQAVGSSCRICPRHDCVARREPSILSNGF; this is translated from the coding sequence ATGCCACGAAGTTCGCTGATCGGCAGCCGTATCCGGGAACGGCGAACGGTCATGGGCATTCGCCAGGCCGATCTGGCACGCAGGGCGGGTATCTCGCCGTCCTACCTCAACCTCATTGAACATAATCGTCGCAGAATCGGCGGGAAACTGTTGGTGGAGATCGCCCGCCATCTGGATGTGGAGGCCAGCGCGCTGACCGAAGGCGCCGGGGCGACGCTGATCGGCACGCTGCGCGAAGCCGCGGCCGGACAGGATCTGGCAGAGCCGGAATACAACCGTGTCGAGGAGTTTGCCGGCCGCTTTCCCGGCTGGGCGGGCCTTCTGGCCGACCGCCATCGCCGGGTGCGGGAACTGGAGCGGATGGTCGAGATGCTGACCGACCGGATGGCCCATGACCCGTTTCTGTCGGCCTCCCTGCACGAGGTGATCTCGGCGGTGACGTCGATCCGCTCCACCGCGTCGATCCTTGCCGATACCGAGGACATCGACCCAAGCTGGCAGCGGCGGTTTCACCGAAACCTGTCGGACGACAGTCAGCGCCTTGCCGACTCCGCACAGGCGCTGGTGGCTTATCTGGACGAAAGCGGGGAGGAGGCCGGGTCCCAATCCACACCACAGGACGAGGTAGAGGCGTTCCTGCGCCGCCACGACTTTCACCTGCCCGATCTGGAACGCAGCCTGCCGCGCGCGCCTGAACGCATCGTCAGCGAAGGGGGCGACCTGCGCTCCACCGCGGCGCGCGAACTGGCAATCCGGTTTCTGCGGCGCTATCGCCGGGATGCCGAACTGATGCCCCTTGCGCGCTTTGCCGAGGCCGCGCGGACGCTGAACCTCGACCCCGGTCGGCTGGCGCAGCAGTTCGGGGTCGATCCCGCCGCGGTCTTCCGGCGTCTGGCCAGCCTGCCGGAGCGGGAAACCGGTGGGCCCGTGGGCCTTGTCATCTGCGACGGGTCGGGCACGCTGACCTTTCGCAAGCCGGTCGATGGGTTTTCACTGCCGCGCTTCGGTTCTGCCTGTCCGCTATGGCCGCTTTACCAGGCGCTGTCGCGGCCGATGACCCCGCTTAGAACCGTGGTGGAACTCGGGGGGCCGGTTCCGGCGCGCTTCTTGACCTATGCGCTTTGCCAGCCGGCCCTGTCAGCAGGGTTCGACGGCCCTCAGGTTCTTGAGGCGGCGATGCTGATCCTGCCGGAGACCACGGTCGACATGCCAAGGGAAACACCGCAGGCCGTGGGCTCCTCCTGCCGGATTTGTCCGCGGCACGATTGTGTCGCGCGGCGTGAACCGTCGATCCTGTCCAACGGGTTTTGA
- a CDS encoding response regulator transcription factor, translated as MGKQVLLIEDEPNIIEAIRFILQREGWAVDTHSDGKTAFSRVNETRPDIVILDVMLPGRSGFDILRDIRADHSLAGLPVLMLTAKGQVKDREMAERIGASRFMAKPFSNTEVLASVRELTES; from the coding sequence ATGGGCAAGCAGGTCCTTTTGATCGAGGATGAGCCCAATATCATCGAGGCGATCCGCTTCATCCTTCAAAGGGAAGGATGGGCCGTGGACACGCATTCCGACGGCAAGACCGCGTTCAGCCGCGTGAACGAGACGCGGCCTGATATCGTGATCCTCGACGTGATGCTGCCGGGCCGGTCCGGCTTTGACATCCTGCGGGATATCCGCGCCGATCACAGCCTTGCCGGACTGCCGGTGCTGATGCTGACCGCCAAGGGCCAGGTGAAGGACCGCGAGATGGCCGAACGGATCGGGGCCAGCCGCTTCATGGCCAAGCCCTTCTCCAATACCGAGGTTCTGGCATCGGTCCGTGAACTGACGGAGTCCTGA
- a CDS encoding sensor histidine kinase: MIPFDLLVAICLMYVVFLFGVAFVAERRAGRGRGGWLRSPLVYTLSLSVYCTAWTFYGAVGYAARSGLEFVAIYLGPTLILIGWWWTLRKLVRIGKTQRITSVADLISSRYGKSNALGVIVTLIAVIGTTPYIALQLQSVTLSFAVFAPKGTTPWEISDLNSTALSVAAGLAVFTVLFGTRNLDANERHHGVVTAIAVEAVVKLVALLAVGVFVVWGIAGGPGPMLDRIDASPLSGMPIAPGRWMGMTFLAAAAIFTLPRMFQVMVVENADESHLATASWAFPAYLFLMSLFVVPIAVVGLAEMPAGANPDLFVLTLPLAQGRDGLATLAFLGGFSSATSMVIVAAIALSTMVSNHMVMPLFLKMTQTGATMSGDVRTLVLRARRISIGAVLFLGYLYFRLTGGSEALAAIGLISFAGVAQVLPALLGGILWRGATRSGAFAGLVVGFVVWAYTLFLPSFGDGAVMSARLLSEGPWGIGWLRPQVLFGMDGLDPLVHAVVFSMAANVVAFLGVSLTTFPSPMERLQAAQFVNVFDHSSAGQGWSTGRAEAEDLLLMTQRILGPEDAQGLFQRAAAEQGKQGYLPDITPEFLQGLERELAGSVGAATAHAMVGQIVGRSSVSVEDLMAVADETAQMMEYSSQLEAKSEELARTARQLREANEKLTELSVQKDAFLSQISHELRTPMTSIRAFSEILMEGDALSTEDLRKYSRIIHEESLRLTRLLDDLLDLSVLENGEVSLHMQAVSLEDLLERAVATTGRRTGQGGLVIHRDPMAEKVTVWTDGDRLSQVFINLIANASKYCDAEAPELTIRVHQRDGWVTVDFIDNGTGIPERSQTIIFEKFARLSDPRSAGGAGLGLAICREIMARLDGSIIYLPGQGGAAFRVTLPIGTAKAA, translated from the coding sequence ATGATCCCCTTCGACCTGCTGGTCGCGATCTGCCTGATGTATGTCGTGTTCCTGTTCGGGGTGGCCTTCGTGGCCGAACGCCGGGCGGGCCGTGGGCGCGGGGGCTGGCTGCGCTCGCCCCTGGTCTATACCCTGTCGCTGTCGGTCTATTGCACGGCGTGGACGTTTTACGGCGCGGTGGGGTATGCGGCGCGGTCGGGGCTGGAATTCGTCGCGATCTATCTGGGGCCGACGCTGATCCTGATCGGCTGGTGGTGGACGCTGCGAAAGCTGGTGCGGATCGGCAAGACCCAGCGGATCACCTCGGTCGCCGATCTGATCTCGTCGCGCTATGGCAAGTCCAACGCGTTGGGGGTGATCGTCACGTTGATCGCGGTGATCGGCACGACGCCCTATATCGCGCTTCAGCTGCAGTCGGTCACGCTGTCCTTCGCCGTCTTCGCACCCAAGGGCACGACACCGTGGGAGATTTCCGACCTCAATTCCACGGCGCTGTCGGTTGCGGCGGGGCTGGCCGTCTTTACGGTCCTGTTCGGCACCCGCAATCTGGATGCGAACGAACGCCACCACGGCGTCGTCACCGCCATCGCGGTGGAGGCGGTGGTAAAGCTGGTGGCACTTCTGGCCGTGGGCGTCTTCGTCGTCTGGGGCATTGCGGGCGGGCCGGGGCCGATGCTTGACCGGATCGATGCCTCCCCCCTGTCGGGCATGCCGATTGCGCCGGGGCGCTGGATGGGCATGACCTTCCTTGCCGCGGCCGCGATCTTCACCCTGCCGCGCATGTTTCAGGTGATGGTGGTGGAGAACGCCGATGAAAGCCACCTTGCCACGGCCTCCTGGGCCTTTCCCGCCTACCTGTTCCTGATGAGCCTGTTCGTCGTGCCCATCGCCGTGGTGGGTTTGGCCGAGATGCCCGCCGGCGCCAATCCCGACCTCTTCGTTCTGACCCTGCCATTGGCGCAGGGGCGCGACGGGCTGGCGACGCTGGCTTTCCTTGGGGGGTTTTCGTCCGCGACATCGATGGTGATCGTGGCCGCCATCGCCCTGTCGACCATGGTGTCGAACCACATGGTGATGCCGCTCTTCCTGAAGATGACGCAGACCGGGGCCACGATGTCGGGGGATGTGCGCACGCTGGTTCTGCGGGCGCGGCGGATCTCCATCGGTGCGGTGCTGTTTCTGGGCTATCTCTATTTCCGGCTGACCGGCGGGTCAGAGGCGCTGGCCGCGATCGGACTGATCTCTTTCGCCGGTGTGGCGCAGGTGCTGCCGGCGCTTCTGGGGGGCATCCTCTGGCGCGGGGCGACCCGCAGCGGGGCCTTTGCCGGTCTGGTCGTGGGCTTTGTCGTCTGGGCCTATACTCTGTTCCTGCCAAGCTTTGGCGACGGCGCGGTGATGAGCGCCCGCCTGTTGTCCGAGGGCCCGTGGGGCATCGGCTGGCTGCGGCCGCAGGTGCTGTTCGGAATGGATGGTCTGGATCCGCTGGTCCATGCGGTCGTCTTTTCCATGGCGGCCAATGTGGTGGCCTTTCTGGGCGTGTCGCTGACCACGTTCCCCAGCCCGATGGAACGGCTTCAGGCGGCGCAATTCGTCAACGTGTTCGATCATTCCTCGGCCGGGCAGGGGTGGAGCACGGGCCGGGCCGAGGCCGAAGACCTGCTGTTGATGACCCAGCGGATCCTTGGGCCGGAGGATGCGCAAGGGCTGTTCCAGCGCGCCGCGGCCGAGCAGGGCAAGCAGGGCTACCTGCCCGACATCACCCCGGAATTCCTGCAGGGGCTGGAGCGGGAACTGGCCGGGTCCGTCGGTGCGGCGACGGCCCATGCCATGGTCGGGCAGATCGTCGGGCGGTCCTCGGTCTCGGTCGAGGATCTGATGGCGGTTGCCGACGAGACCGCGCAGATGATGGAATATTCCAGCCAGCTTGAGGCCAAGTCCGAGGAACTGGCCCGCACCGCGCGGCAATTGCGCGAGGCCAACGAGAAACTGACAGAACTCAGCGTCCAGAAAGACGCGTTCCTCAGCCAGATCAGCCACGAATTGCGCACGCCCATGACCTCGATCCGGGCGTTTTCCGAGATCCTGATGGAAGGCGACGCCCTGTCGACAGAGGATCTGCGCAAGTATTCCCGCATCATCCACGAGGAAAGCCTGCGCCTGACCCGTCTTCTGGACGATCTGCTGGACCTGTCGGTTCTGGAAAATGGCGAAGTCTCGCTGCACATGCAGGCGGTCAGCCTTGAGGATCTGCTGGAACGCGCCGTCGCCACGACCGGGCGTCGCACCGGGCAGGGTGGTCTTGTGATCCATCGCGACCCGATGGCGGAAAAGGTCACGGTCTGGACCGATGGCGACCGGCTGAGCCAGGTGTTCATCAACCTGATTGCCAACGCGTCCAAATACTGCGATGCCGAGGCGCCGGAGCTGACCATCCGGGTGCATCAGCGGGACGGATGGGTGACGGTCGATTTCATCGACAACGGCACCGGCATCCCCGAACGCAGCCAGACCATCATTTTCGAAAAGTTCGCGCGGCTGTCCGATCCGCGGTCGGCAGGCGGGGCGGGGCTGGGTCTTGCGATCTGTCGGGAGATCATGGCCCGTCTGGACGGCTCGATCATCTATCTGCCGGGGCAAGGCGGGGCGGCCTTCCGGGTCACGCTGCCGATCGGCACGGCCAAGGCGGCCTGA
- a CDS encoding flagellar motor switch protein FliM, whose product MGNEAHSAILRRILEAAAAEDSAGKGRKSRGGHGKPEVSILRLEAARMAREAFGITAIIDSLEVLNPTLEELEAEVSEEGGLPVLLNGPDGRMGLAVYTPELALALLEWRLLAFLGSEEPSHRPLTATDGAVLADFLDPLLARFGTALEEETGAEWPCGYSQGTRIDDPRHVQLTLADVPYRGFRVGLKLGPGTRGGKFFLALPEIVKKDALAGDGHAHAVKWSDSLKTGVLGAELTIQGVLMRTRVNAATVSRWKVGDTVALPADALSSIKLEGPGGVFVAEGRLGQMKGDRAVKIDGAGGDDGDDAGMMQLPAAAAAEPMDMALPEPDFGSDFPALDDGEGLELDTGMDLPMDGFPAMDGDGEDFDFAAMAPLDDQAS is encoded by the coding sequence ATGGGCAACGAAGCACACAGCGCGATTCTCAGAAGAATACTTGAGGCCGCGGCGGCGGAAGACTCCGCAGGCAAGGGCCGCAAGTCGCGCGGTGGCCATGGCAAGCCGGAGGTCTCCATCCTCCGGCTGGAAGCCGCGCGCATGGCGCGCGAGGCTTTCGGCATCACCGCGATCATCGACTCCCTTGAGGTGTTGAACCCGACGCTTGAGGAGCTGGAGGCAGAGGTCAGCGAAGAGGGCGGTCTGCCGGTTCTGCTGAACGGCCCGGACGGGCGTATGGGCCTTGCCGTCTATACGCCGGAACTGGCCTTGGCGCTGCTGGAATGGCGCCTTCTGGCCTTTCTTGGCAGCGAAGAGCCATCGCACCGCCCCCTGACGGCGACGGATGGCGCCGTGCTTGCCGATTTTCTTGATCCGCTGCTTGCGCGGTTCGGCACCGCGCTGGAGGAGGAGACCGGGGCGGAGTGGCCCTGCGGCTATTCCCAGGGCACCCGGATCGACGATCCCCGCCACGTGCAGCTGACCCTTGCCGATGTGCCCTATCGCGGCTTCCGCGTGGGCCTGAAGCTTGGGCCGGGCACGCGCGGCGGCAAGTTCTTCCTCGCCCTGCCCGAGATCGTCAAGAAAGATGCGCTTGCCGGTGACGGGCATGCCCATGCGGTCAAGTGGTCGGATTCGCTCAAGACCGGCGTACTGGGGGCGGAACTGACGATTCAGGGCGTCCTGATGCGCACCCGCGTGAATGCGGCCACCGTTTCGCGCTGGAAGGTGGGCGACACCGTCGCGCTGCCCGCCGATGCGTTGAGCAGTATCAAGCTGGAAGGACCGGGCGGTGTATTCGTCGCCGAGGGCCGGCTTGGCCAGATGAAGGGCGACCGCGCGGTGAAGATCGACGGCGCCGGCGGTGACGATGGCGACGATGCGGGGATGATGCAACTGCCCGCGGCCGCCGCGGCGGAACCGATGGACATGGCCCTGCCAGAGCCCGATTTCGGATCGGATTTCCCGGCGCTGGACGATGGCGAGGGGTTGGAGTTGGACACCGGGATGGACCTGCCGATGGACGGGTTCCCGGCGATGGACGGCGATGGCGAAGACTTCGACTTTGCCGCGATGGCCCCGCTGGACGATCAGGCCAGCTGA
- a CDS encoding methyl-accepting chemotaxis protein translates to MSIRTKIVLAIAGGVLVSALLVLTPMLIGMQNLIDRGTQKELQDFNLRFETALKDRIHSAVTMAALIASEPDVQEATATGNRDRLAELFVPGFANMKATYGIAQFQFHEPNAHSLFRVHKPSKFGDDLSGFRHTVVQANREKKPLAGLERGRAGLGIRGLSPIAYDGTHVGTVEIGLKVDEAFFKTLVGDTDTRIEFYVLPDRAITGFSEDDAEVQRAVANIEAEPLLTSREAMAAADAGLSPYERKIGDVSMAAAAFPITDFSGQITGLLHVMVPKTAYLAIAGQMRMMALGAGLVALVVGLGLAFFFGSQITSALMDLVDKMKLLTDGNLDVRFSRKLRGKGELGDLQNGMVMFRDSLAEAKRMREQAEAQHERQEHVVEILASGLRRLSAGDLAGHIDEDLGEGYNGLRDDYNETVRSLSQLITDITEAAATIAVNVGGINGAAHDLSRRTENAAATLEETAAALQDLTSSVSTTAEGAREADRIGKDAIARAKSGTDIVRETVRAMNDIDDSAEQISRIIHVIDDIAFQTNLLALNAGVEAARAGGAGSGFGVVASEVRALAQRTAEAAREIGSLISASGDKVKQGVGLVGRTGDALDGILTAVEEATSQVSRIAVLAGEQSVGLDEINTAVGQLDQVTQQNAAMFAETTTASDTLASEGQTLQELVRHFHTSGPTGAGAYRGTAAA, encoded by the coding sequence ATGTCTATCCGCACGAAAATCGTTCTTGCAATCGCTGGCGGCGTGCTGGTGTCCGCGCTTCTTGTCCTGACGCCGATGCTGATCGGGATGCAGAACCTGATCGACCGGGGCACGCAAAAGGAACTTCAGGATTTCAACCTGCGCTTCGAGACCGCGCTCAAGGATCGCATTCACAGCGCGGTCACCATGGCCGCGCTGATCGCCTCTGAACCGGATGTGCAGGAGGCGACGGCCACCGGCAACCGCGACCGGCTGGCAGAGCTGTTCGTGCCGGGCTTTGCCAACATGAAAGCGACCTACGGGATCGCGCAGTTCCAGTTTCACGAACCCAACGCGCATTCGCTGTTCCGGGTGCACAAGCCGTCCAAGTTCGGGGATGACCTGTCCGGCTTTCGCCACACCGTCGTTCAGGCCAACCGCGAAAAGAAGCCGCTGGCCGGGCTGGAACGCGGGCGGGCGGGGCTGGGCATCCGGGGCCTCAGCCCGATTGCCTATGACGGCACCCATGTCGGTACCGTTGAAATCGGCCTGAAGGTCGACGAGGCGTTTTTCAAGACGCTTGTCGGCGATACCGACACGCGGATCGAGTTCTACGTCCTGCCCGACCGGGCGATCACCGGCTTCAGCGAAGATGACGCCGAGGTTCAACGCGCGGTCGCCAATATCGAGGCCGAACCGCTGCTGACCAGCCGCGAAGCGATGGCGGCAGCCGATGCCGGGTTGTCCCCTTACGAACGCAAGATCGGCGATGTCAGCATGGCCGCCGCGGCGTTCCCGATCACCGATTTCTCGGGGCAGATCACGGGGCTTTTGCACGTCATGGTGCCCAAGACGGCCTACCTGGCCATTGCCGGGCAGATGCGCATGATGGCGCTGGGCGCGGGTCTGGTTGCGCTTGTGGTGGGGTTGGGCCTTGCCTTCTTCTTCGGGTCGCAGATCACCAGCGCGCTGATGGACCTTGTCGACAAGATGAAACTGCTGACCGACGGCAACCTTGATGTGCGGTTCTCGCGCAAGCTGCGCGGAAAGGGCGAGTTGGGCGATTTGCAGAACGGCATGGTCATGTTCCGCGACAGCCTGGCCGAGGCCAAGCGCATGAGGGAACAGGCCGAGGCCCAGCACGAGCGGCAGGAGCATGTGGTCGAGATACTGGCCTCCGGCCTGCGCCGGCTGTCCGCGGGCGATCTGGCAGGACATATCGACGAGGATCTGGGCGAGGGCTATAACGGTCTGCGCGACGACTATAACGAAACGGTCCGCAGCCTGTCGCAACTGATCACCGACATCACCGAGGCGGCCGCCACCATCGCCGTCAATGTCGGCGGCATCAACGGCGCGGCCCATGACCTGTCTCGGCGCACCGAGAACGCGGCGGCCACGCTGGAGGAAACCGCCGCGGCGCTGCAGGATCTCACCTCTTCCGTCTCGACAACGGCCGAGGGCGCGCGGGAGGCCGACCGGATCGGCAAGGACGCGATCGCCCGCGCGAAATCCGGCACCGACATCGTCCGGGAAACCGTGCGGGCGATGAACGATATCGACGACTCCGCCGAACAGATTTCCCGCATCATTCATGTGATCGACGACATCGCGTTCCAGACCAACCTTTTGGCGCTTAACGCAGGGGTGGAGGCCGCGCGCGCCGGTGGTGCAGGCAGCGGTTTCGGCGTTGTCGCCTCGGAAGTGCGGGCACTGGCCCAACGCACGGCAGAGGCCGCGCGGGAAATCGGAAGCCTGATTTCGGCCTCGGGCGACAAGGTCAAGCAGGGCGTGGGCCTTGTCGGGCGAACCGGCGATGCGCTTGACGGTATCCTGACCGCGGTCGAGGAAGCCACGTCTCAGGTCAGCCGGATCGCGGTTCTTGCCGGGGAACAGTCGGTGGGGCTCGATGAGATCAACACCGCCGTCGGCCAACTGGATCAGGTCACGCAGCAAAACGCCGCAATGTTCGCGGAAACCACCACCGCCAGCGACACGCTGGCCAGCGAGGGCCAGACCCTGCAAGAGCTTGTGCGGCACTTCCACACCTCCGGCCCGACAGGCGCTGGCGCCTATCGGGGCACCGCCGCAGCCTGA
- a CDS encoding NAD(P)-dependent oxidoreductase, whose amino-acid sequence MSLAITGATGLVGRFFVEEALSRGEDVTVLGRTPPAPGFFSAPVAHRPYALGDRPDLSGHDAVIHCAFAHLPGRYRGGEGDDPAGFTRANLDGSLALFEAAKAAGVTHLLFLSSRAVYGTYPPGTPMSEEMEPRPDTLYGQVKWQAEQALAALATTDFVTASLRATGVYGPPGPGQRHKWADLFDDFRAGRPVEPRRATEVHGADLADAARLIRSARPDCVTGQVFNLSDILLDRHDLLTLLARAEGLPTPPPPRSNAPVSAMRTDRMRALGWQPGGMDALRASLPALR is encoded by the coding sequence ATGAGCCTTGCCATCACCGGTGCAACCGGCCTTGTCGGCCGGTTCTTCGTGGAAGAGGCGCTGTCGCGGGGGGAGGATGTCACGGTTCTTGGCCGGACACCGCCCGCGCCCGGCTTCTTCTCCGCCCCCGTCGCCCACCGCCCCTATGCGCTTGGCGACCGGCCCGATCTTTCCGGCCATGACGCGGTGATCCACTGTGCCTTTGCCCATTTGCCGGGGCGCTATCGCGGCGGAGAGGGCGATGACCCCGCGGGGTTCACGCGCGCCAATCTGGACGGCTCGCTCGCGCTGTTCGAGGCCGCCAAGGCAGCGGGCGTTACGCATCTGCTGTTTCTGTCCAGCCGCGCCGTCTATGGCACCTATCCCCCCGGCACGCCGATGTCCGAAGAGATGGAACCGCGGCCCGACACGCTGTACGGGCAGGTCAAATGGCAAGCAGAGCAGGCGCTGGCCGCCCTCGCCACCACGGATTTCGTGACCGCCAGCCTGCGCGCCACGGGCGTCTATGGTCCGCCGGGACCGGGCCAAAGGCACAAATGGGCCGACCTCTTCGACGATTTCCGGGCCGGCCGGCCCGTTGAGCCACGTCGCGCGACCGAGGTGCACGGGGCCGATCTGGCCGATGCCGCGCGGTTGATCCGCAGCGCCCGGCCCGACTGTGTGACCGGGCAGGTGTTCAACCTGTCCGATATCCTGCTCGACCGCCACGACCTGCTGACGCTGCTGGCCCGGGCCGAGGGGCTGCCGACACCGCCACCGCCCCGAAGCAATGCCCCTGTCAGCGCGATGCGCACCGACCGGATGCGCGCCCTCGGCTGGCAGCCCGGCGGCATGGACGCCCTGCGCGCCAGTCTGCCCGCCCTGCGCTGA
- a CDS encoding glycosyltransferase, translating to MSTGLTPSGPPGVPEAYVTLVTNADFALGAKALLRSLRLTETAADLCVLHTGGVPGEALAPLADLGARLVETDLLPTSDAFNQAHARDRLHGLAPFTKGEKPAFHTPLDNFCKLRLWQLDYDRVVFLDADTLVLQNIDRLFAYPEFCAAPNVYEGLADFHRMNSGVFTARPNRGTFDAMLERLDAPGAFWRRTDQTFLQDFFPDWHGLPVFYNMLQYAWFNMPDLWSWSDIRVLHFQYEKPWQDHAKADRLRPLIDLWRAYESGEGIPDLAALPQPAAA from the coding sequence GTGAGCACAGGACTGACCCCATCAGGGCCTCCGGGTGTACCGGAGGCCTACGTTACCCTGGTCACCAACGCGGATTTCGCGTTGGGGGCCAAGGCGCTGTTGCGGTCGCTGCGTTTGACCGAAACGGCGGCTGATCTGTGCGTCCTGCATACCGGCGGCGTCCCGGGCGAGGCGCTTGCCCCGCTGGCCGATCTGGGGGCGCGTCTGGTCGAAACCGATCTTCTGCCAACGTCAGACGCGTTCAATCAGGCGCATGCGCGCGACCGGCTGCACGGCCTTGCCCCGTTCACCAAGGGCGAGAAACCGGCCTTTCACACCCCGCTCGACAACTTCTGCAAGCTGCGCCTTTGGCAGTTGGACTATGACCGGGTCGTGTTCCTCGACGCCGATACGCTGGTTCTGCAGAACATCGACCGGCTGTTCGCCTATCCCGAATTCTGCGCCGCGCCGAATGTCTATGAAGGGCTCGCCGATTTCCACCGGATGAATTCCGGTGTCTTCACCGCGCGCCCCAACCGCGGCACGTTCGACGCGATGCTGGAACGGCTTGACGCCCCGGGCGCGTTCTGGCGGCGGACGGACCAGACCTTCTTGCAGGACTTTTTCCCCGACTGGCACGGGCTGCCGGTGTTCTACAACATGCTGCAATATGCCTGGTTCAACATGCCGGATCTGTGGTCGTGGTCCGACATCCGGGTCCTGCATTTCCAGTATGAGAAACCGTGGCAGGATCACGCCAAGGCCGACCGGCTGCGGCCGCTGATCGACCTGTGGCGTGCCTATGAAAGTGGCGAGGGCATCCCCGACCTTGCCGCCCTGCCCCAGCCCGCCGCCGCATGA